A genomic stretch from Pararhizobium sp. IMCC21322 includes:
- a CDS encoding GNAT family N-acetyltransferase: protein MILRPPISSECQSLTDLCLSSKAYWGYDSAFMEACKDELTLTDAILRTSELIVAEVDGVILGMAQLEVSPPVGVLEKLFVEPGAIGKGVGKHLFRWVVARASDLGISRFTLDGDPNAVPFYLHMGAIQIGSSPSGSIPGRLLPKFQYDVVLPD, encoded by the coding sequence GTGATTTTACGCCCGCCGATTTCTTCAGAATGCCAAAGCCTGACAGACTTGTGCCTCAGCTCAAAAGCCTATTGGGGCTATGATTCAGCTTTTATGGAAGCCTGCAAAGATGAACTCACGCTGACAGACGCAATTCTACGAACATCAGAATTGATTGTTGCGGAAGTGGACGGCGTCATCTTGGGGATGGCACAATTGGAAGTTTCGCCTCCGGTGGGTGTTCTGGAAAAATTGTTCGTAGAGCCGGGCGCAATTGGGAAAGGTGTTGGGAAACATTTGTTCCGATGGGTCGTTGCGAGGGCAAGCGACCTGGGGATCAGCAGATTTACACTCGATGGTGATCCGAATGCGGTGCCGTTTTATCTGCATATGGGTGCAATTCAGATTGGGTCTTCGCCATCGGGGTCAATTCCGGGACGCTTGCTACCAAAATTTCAATATGATGTTGTGTTGCCCGACTGA
- a CDS encoding GNAT family N-acetyltransferase — MAEFEILFSEGETKGLFSLYAPKEGHDVPIKSGEMTFSKAGTTTWIIDHTGVDDFMEGTGAAAALVKRGVELARERGVKIIPLCPFAMVQFKRHPDYADVLQG; from the coding sequence ATGGCCGAATTTGAAATCCTGTTTAGTGAAGGTGAGACAAAAGGCCTGTTTTCTCTCTATGCGCCAAAGGAGGGTCATGACGTGCCAATAAAATCGGGAGAGATGACCTTCTCCAAGGCAGGCACCACCACCTGGATTATTGACCATACGGGCGTAGATGACTTCATGGAAGGGACCGGAGCTGCAGCCGCACTGGTAAAGCGTGGTGTTGAATTGGCACGGGAGCGCGGTGTAAAAATCATACCGCTTTGCCCGTTCGCAATGGTCCAGTTTAAACGACATCCGGATTACGCAGATGTTTTGCAGGGTTGA
- a CDS encoding CCA tRNA nucleotidyltransferase produces the protein MARYKAHRSVFQNSFLQDEQLQHLMQVLGGTAQYVRVVGGAVRNALRHIKVNDIDLASVHHPDEVIARAEKAGFRTAPTGIAHGTVTIIGKGVHYEVTTLREDIETDGRHAVVRFGTDWQRDMERRDFTMNALCVDRDGVLHDLVSGLEDCREGHVRFIGNAQHRIAEDALRIFRFFRFSAHFGDGALDGPGLAAANEGVSLLSHLSAERIQTELKKTFSAPRADQLSLAVKAGAAIFDAIELGVDGADYQALAKCDRSDWSMRAFILWRHRPEALQLAVRKLKFSKADCARIDLLNEVIAFLDQCDLADTFQVRHAVYRFGAAVIDDALYLLSCFEQNSKHQYGVWAKPLENWQPPIFPVKAADLMQLGIQRGPDLGQSLARLEQIWIEAQFALTRDELLSHVGLSCDKETDNGRI, from the coding sequence GTGGCACGATACAAGGCGCACCGAAGCGTTTTTCAAAACTCGTTTTTGCAGGATGAACAGCTTCAGCATCTGATGCAGGTGCTTGGTGGCACTGCGCAGTATGTGCGCGTTGTCGGCGGCGCTGTGCGTAATGCGCTGAGGCACATAAAGGTCAACGACATTGACCTTGCCAGTGTGCACCACCCTGATGAGGTGATTGCGCGTGCAGAAAAAGCAGGCTTCAGGACAGCGCCAACGGGCATCGCCCATGGCACGGTGACAATTATCGGGAAGGGCGTGCACTATGAAGTGACGACCTTGCGCGAGGATATTGAAACCGATGGCCGGCACGCGGTCGTGCGTTTTGGTACGGATTGGCAGCGCGATATGGAGCGCAGGGATTTCACCATGAATGCGCTTTGTGTCGATCGGGACGGCGTGCTTCATGATCTGGTATCCGGTCTTGAGGATTGCCGCGAGGGCCATGTGCGGTTTATCGGCAATGCGCAACATCGCATTGCCGAAGATGCGTTACGGATTTTTCGATTTTTTCGGTTTTCCGCTCATTTTGGAGATGGAGCCCTGGATGGCCCGGGTCTTGCCGCGGCCAATGAAGGTGTTTCCTTATTAAGCCATTTGTCGGCCGAACGCATTCAAACCGAGTTGAAGAAAACCTTTAGCGCCCCGCGGGCCGATCAGTTAAGTCTGGCTGTGAAAGCAGGGGCCGCGATTTTTGATGCCATTGAGCTTGGTGTAGATGGTGCGGATTATCAGGCATTGGCGAAATGTGACCGGTCCGACTGGTCGATGCGAGCCTTCATTCTATGGCGGCACCGACCAGAGGCTTTACAACTGGCCGTTCGTAAGCTGAAATTCTCCAAGGCAGACTGTGCCCGTATTGATTTGCTGAACGAGGTCATCGCCTTTCTGGATCAATGTGATTTGGCGGATACTTTTCAGGTGCGACATGCAGTTTACCGCTTTGGTGCCGCGGTAATTGATGACGCGCTCTATCTGTTGAGCTGTTTTGAGCAGAATTCAAAGCACCAATATGGCGTCTGGGCCAAGCCACTGGAAAACTGGCAGCCACCAATCTTTCCTGTAAAGGCTGCTGATCTGATGCAATTGGGAATACAGCGGGGGCCGGATCTGGGCCAAAGTCTTGCCCGATTGGAGCAAATCTGGATTGAAGCGCAATTTGCGCTGACCCGTGATGAACTTTTGAGCCATGTGGGGCTGAGCTGTGACAAGGAGACTGATAATGGCCGAATTTGA
- a CDS encoding DUF6111 family protein, translating to MTRFYLTYALLFAVPFVLYVSYIYFSMGRSAIRESLTVKALGWLSVLGAGLTVVVIVVLTNFTGFASDGVYQPARFEDGRLLPGTIVEPDAPSPE from the coding sequence ATGACGCGATTCTATCTGACTTACGCTCTTCTATTCGCCGTCCCTTTTGTGCTGTATGTGAGCTATATCTATTTTAGCATGGGCCGGAGCGCTATCCGCGAAAGCCTGACTGTCAAAGCGTTGGGCTGGCTTTCGGTCCTGGGAGCCGGGTTGACGGTTGTCGTGATAGTGGTGTTGACCAACTTCACCGGGTTTGCCTCTGATGGTGTCTACCAGCCAGCTCGCTTTGAGGATGGTCGCTTGCTGCCGGGTACGATTGTCGAACCGGACGCTCCAAGTCCGGAGTAG
- a CDS encoding CoA pyrophosphatase: protein MMDAIAPQDASQPDPVLSRFRERFSAAFGPGMPHVETGDHMLDLQRPPPPEILKPAAVLIPVVQHEAGATVLFTQRTATLSAHAGQIAFPGGRVDASDAFSPLTALREAREEIGLMSDQVQLLGSMHRYATGSGYEITPVVGVIQPPLSLSANPDEVSAIFEVPLNFLMTGSNYQRLELDRNGVKRQAYAIPYKTHYIWGVTAGILKTLYESLYPT, encoded by the coding sequence ATGATGGATGCAATTGCACCACAGGACGCCAGCCAGCCCGATCCTGTGCTGAGCCGTTTCCGGGAACGGTTTTCTGCTGCCTTCGGACCGGGGATGCCGCATGTCGAGACCGGCGATCACATGCTGGATTTACAGCGTCCCCCGCCGCCAGAGATTTTAAAACCCGCTGCTGTTCTCATTCCAGTCGTTCAGCATGAGGCTGGCGCAACGGTCCTTTTCACGCAGCGTACTGCAACCCTGTCGGCCCATGCCGGGCAGATTGCTTTCCCCGGAGGAAGGGTCGATGCGAGTGATGCGTTTTCTCCTCTGACCGCTTTGCGCGAAGCGCGCGAGGAAATTGGGTTGATGTCCGATCAGGTGCAATTGCTTGGCAGCATGCATCGTTACGCCACGGGCAGTGGTTATGAAATCACACCTGTGGTTGGTGTGATACAGCCACCTTTAAGCCTGTCTGCAAATCCAGATGAGGTGAGTGCCATCTTTGAAGTGCCGCTAAATTTTCTGATGACTGGTAGCAATTATCAAAGGCTGGAGCTTGATCGGAACGGGGTCAAACGACAAGCCTATGCAATTCCTTACAAGACGCACTATATCTGGGGAGTAACCGCAGGAATCCTTAAAACGCTTTACGAGAGTCTGTATCCAACATGA
- a CDS encoding DUF1285 domain-containing protein: MSERQARYDSILSAANHHARTGKPPVHLWNPPFCGDLDMRIARDGTWFYMGTPIGRMPLVKLFASVLRHEEDGQYLLVTPVEKVGLQVDDVPFVGVELDKVALDDGTDALTLRTNVDDVVVISQDHPLRFHIDAQTGGLTPYCLIRGRLEARLGRPLLYQLADYGGEALIDGEDWFGVTSCGRFFPMMRAADLGQAMDSDTE, encoded by the coding sequence ATGAGTGAGCGGCAAGCGCGCTATGACAGCATTCTTAGCGCTGCAAACCATCATGCCAGGACTGGCAAACCGCCAGTTCATCTCTGGAATCCACCGTTTTGCGGCGATCTTGATATGCGAATCGCGAGAGATGGCACCTGGTTTTATATGGGGACACCCATAGGGCGCATGCCGCTCGTAAAACTGTTCGCCTCGGTGCTGCGCCACGAAGAAGATGGACAGTATTTGCTGGTCACACCTGTGGAAAAAGTTGGCCTTCAGGTCGATGATGTGCCGTTTGTAGGTGTTGAACTGGACAAGGTGGCGCTGGATGACGGGACAGACGCTCTGACGTTGCGCACGAATGTCGATGATGTGGTTGTGATATCGCAAGACCATCCTTTGCGTTTTCACATTGATGCGCAGACAGGTGGCCTGACGCCTTACTGCCTGATCCGGGGGCGGCTGGAAGCACGGCTTGGACGTCCTTTGCTGTATCAACTGGCTGATTATGGTGGTGAAGCCCTGATCGACGGTGAGGACTGGTTCGGTGTTACCAGCTGCGGTCGATTTTTCCCGATGATGCGGGCGGCCGATCTGGGTCAGGCCATGGATAGCGACACGGAATGA
- a CDS encoding MoxR family ATPase has protein sequence MSDTTTVSDAAPNQLNEADIVAQADKAAETLLNVKSAIGKVIYGQTDVVEQALTTVLAGGHGLLVGVPGLAKTKLVDTMGVVLGLDARRIQFTPDLMPSDILGSEVLEQGDDGSRNFRFIKGPIFGQLLMADEINRASPRTQSALLQAMQEYHVTIAGERFDLPAPFHVLATQNPLEQEGTYPLPEAQLDRFLMQIDVLYPELDAERQILLETTGSRDAIPKAVLTPESLIEMQTLVRNIPVGEKIVDAILALVRAARPEGNDEDGLTRHVAWGPGPRAGQALMLTCRARALLDGRLAPSMDDVAALAGPVLQHRMAVTFAARADGITVRKLISDLVGTHL, from the coding sequence ATGAGTGACACAACCACTGTGAGCGATGCAGCACCAAATCAGCTCAATGAAGCTGATATTGTGGCACAGGCCGACAAGGCAGCCGAAACTCTTCTGAATGTCAAATCCGCCATAGGCAAGGTGATCTATGGCCAAACCGATGTGGTCGAGCAGGCGCTGACAACTGTTTTGGCCGGTGGCCACGGTCTGCTGGTTGGTGTTCCAGGCCTTGCCAAAACAAAGCTTGTCGACACAATGGGCGTCGTTTTGGGTCTTGATGCAAGGCGCATCCAGTTCACCCCGGATTTGATGCCCTCCGACATTCTTGGCTCCGAAGTTCTGGAACAGGGAGATGATGGCAGTCGCAACTTCCGTTTCATCAAAGGGCCCATCTTCGGTCAGTTGCTGATGGCTGATGAAATCAACCGCGCCAGCCCCCGAACCCAATCCGCCCTCTTGCAAGCCATGCAGGAATACCATGTCACTATTGCTGGTGAGAGATTTGATCTGCCCGCACCATTCCATGTTCTGGCAACCCAGAACCCGTTGGAACAGGAAGGCACATATCCATTGCCGGAAGCACAGCTTGACCGGTTCCTGATGCAGATTGACGTACTCTATCCCGAATTGGATGCAGAACGTCAGATCCTGTTGGAGACAACGGGATCACGGGATGCAATACCAAAAGCAGTGCTCACACCGGAAAGCCTCATTGAGATGCAGACCCTGGTGCGCAACATCCCGGTCGGTGAGAAAATCGTTGATGCCATTCTGGCACTTGTGCGCGCAGCGCGCCCGGAAGGCAATGATGAAGATGGTCTCACCCGTCATGTTGCCTGGGGCCCCGGTCCCCGCGCCGGCCAGGCATTGATGCTGACGTGCCGCGCCCGCGCCCTGTTGGATGGCCGACTTGCGCCCTCCATGGACGATGTGGCAGCGCTTGCCGGCCCGGTTTTGCAGCACCGCATGGCAGTGACCTTTGCAGCGCGCGCAGACGGGATTACCGTTCGCAAACTGATCTCTGACCTTGTTGGGACCCATCTTTGA
- a CDS encoding DUF58 domain-containing protein, producing the protein MQIHQAREVADVLPDILVAAERIANTVTLGMHGRRKSGPGEDFWQYRPYTYGEPANRIDWRRSASQEELQIREREWEAAHTVWLWPDMTGSMGYRSHLSDTAKRDRALVLTLSLAMVLTRSGERVGLLGAMPARADRKAAEAIADMLGAMKDPTALPVGAAPKRFTDVVVFSDFLDTVDDVNAGIARLSALGARGHLIQINDPIEESFPFTGRVQFSEAESGLKLTAGRAEVYRAAYQARLAERRDRLQAFCRKMGWTFAIHHTDRSISEALMALYTRLTDDGTSDALPSEQISGAL; encoded by the coding sequence TTGCAGATTCATCAAGCACGCGAAGTGGCGGATGTGTTACCGGACATTCTGGTGGCCGCTGAACGGATTGCAAACACTGTGACGCTTGGCATGCATGGACGCCGCAAATCAGGTCCCGGCGAGGATTTCTGGCAGTACCGTCCTTACACCTATGGTGAGCCTGCAAACCGTATCGACTGGCGTCGTTCTGCCAGTCAGGAAGAATTGCAGATACGCGAGCGCGAATGGGAAGCGGCACATACCGTATGGCTTTGGCCCGATATGACCGGCTCCATGGGCTACCGTTCACATCTATCCGACACCGCAAAGCGTGATCGCGCATTGGTGTTGACCCTGTCCTTAGCCATGGTTCTGACACGCAGCGGAGAACGTGTTGGCCTGCTTGGCGCTATGCCGGCACGCGCCGATCGCAAGGCTGCAGAAGCCATTGCCGATATGCTCGGTGCTATGAAAGACCCCACCGCATTGCCGGTTGGGGCGGCACCAAAACGTTTTACCGATGTCGTGGTATTCAGTGATTTTCTGGATACAGTTGATGATGTGAACGCGGGCATTGCCCGATTGTCGGCACTTGGCGCGCGCGGTCACCTGATACAAATCAATGATCCTATTGAAGAAAGCTTTCCATTCACCGGCCGTGTGCAGTTCAGCGAAGCGGAAAGCGGCCTGAAACTTACCGCTGGACGCGCTGAGGTCTATCGGGCAGCCTATCAGGCAAGGCTTGCCGAGCGCCGCGATCGTCTTCAGGCCTTCTGTCGCAAAATGGGTTGGACCTTTGCCATCCACCATACTGACCGCTCAATCAGCGAAGCTTTGATGGCGCTCTACACACGTCTGACCGATGATGGCACCTCAGATGCCCTTCCCTCCGAACAGATAAGCGGAGCGCTATAG
- a CDS encoding DUF4159 domain-containing protein, whose product MPIAFATPFLLTALVLLPVIWWLLRLTPPKPRDVQFPPTRLLLEIIKPDETPAHSPWWLTAIRLALAAAVILALAGPLWQPDENRAPLAGNALLIVDNGFASAPDWTARMEAADRIIDDAAENDYLIALLPAIVAVGTFSANAGVQLPQLLSPAEARSLIQTLEPQALPLNRAILTDNLRAFLSSPEGGQIEQIVWFSDKLATKGENDPEGTADQALISALNDSDLPVILLRDNQTLLALNPPVNGVAEMTVSASRLDPTGQDSRLVEAYDLQNRLIATSELTFDEESSSAETSLDLPIELRNDIARIEISGAGTAAGVQLLDDRFRRKVVGILSGEGAEASQPLLSPAYYVRRALVPYADLRVEADANIATSIEAFINEGVSVIVMTDVGTLLGDAGNQLQNFINAGGLVIRFAGPRLASTEDTLVPVTLRSGGRILGGSLSWETPQQLAGFSDQGPFADIELNEQIQAETTVRQQVLAEPDAGLSDRTWAYLEDGTPLVTARQIGNGWLVLFHVTADASWSDLPLSGLFVDMLRVTLPLARVQEASGTAQLSNTTQNSQLVPFQSLTATGLLAPSENAIKAIPATGAVVATPDNPPGFYGVPERYRAVNVFETDITLTDLNTNDLTTETISNFAPATTMDLKPVFFTLALLLLLADALAVLIMQGVFARLFRARTLARGTARTVILALAFSGFLAVDHASAQESSANEDVTALQRALEDANETRLAYIITGNREIDDISRQGLSGLSQFLASRTSLEPAYPRGLNPETDELAFYPLIYWPIDPQSELPSLATMARIDAFMKQGGSVLFDTRDQLSGSGTSGFGASPASSKLRNMLASLDVPPLEPVPPGHVLTKSFFLLSVFPGRYLESPLWVEARNQDGTNESRVADGVSSIMITANDFAAAWAVSVDGRPLLPTVPNNPRQRELAFRTGANIAMYTLTGNYKADQVHLPALLERLGQ is encoded by the coding sequence ATGCCAATTGCGTTCGCAACCCCCTTCCTCCTGACGGCCCTTGTGCTTCTGCCTGTCATCTGGTGGCTTCTGCGCCTGACACCTCCCAAGCCACGCGATGTGCAGTTCCCGCCTACGCGTCTGCTGTTGGAGATCATTAAACCTGATGAGACACCGGCGCATAGCCCATGGTGGCTCACGGCAATCAGACTGGCGCTTGCGGCGGCAGTGATCCTGGCTTTAGCCGGGCCTTTGTGGCAACCGGATGAAAATCGCGCACCGCTGGCAGGCAATGCCCTGCTCATTGTCGACAACGGATTCGCCTCCGCGCCCGACTGGACCGCACGTATGGAAGCGGCTGATCGAATTATAGATGACGCAGCGGAGAATGATTATCTGATCGCCTTGTTGCCAGCTATTGTGGCGGTCGGCACATTTTCCGCCAATGCTGGCGTGCAACTCCCACAATTGCTGTCGCCTGCCGAGGCGCGAAGCCTCATACAAACTCTCGAGCCCCAGGCTTTACCGCTCAACCGCGCGATCCTGACAGATAATCTGCGCGCGTTTCTATCCAGCCCCGAAGGTGGACAGATCGAACAGATCGTATGGTTTTCAGATAAATTAGCCACCAAAGGCGAAAATGATCCGGAAGGCACAGCGGATCAGGCACTCATCAGCGCCTTGAACGACAGCGACTTACCGGTGATCCTGTTGCGGGACAACCAAACCCTGCTGGCGCTCAATCCTCCGGTAAATGGCGTGGCTGAAATGACGGTTTCGGCAAGCCGGCTGGATCCAACCGGGCAAGATTCAAGACTGGTCGAAGCCTATGATTTGCAAAACCGGCTCATCGCCACCTCCGAACTGACGTTTGACGAAGAAAGTTCATCCGCAGAAACGTCACTCGATCTGCCCATCGAATTGCGTAACGACATTGCGCGCATTGAAATTTCGGGTGCTGGCACTGCGGCAGGTGTCCAATTGCTGGATGACAGGTTCCGTCGCAAGGTCGTCGGCATACTGTCAGGCGAAGGCGCTGAAGCCTCACAACCATTGTTGTCACCGGCCTATTATGTGCGCCGGGCACTTGTTCCCTATGCCGATCTTCGGGTCGAAGCAGACGCCAACATTGCCACTTCCATCGAAGCCTTCATCAATGAGGGCGTGTCCGTCATTGTCATGACCGATGTTGGCACACTCCTGGGCGATGCCGGCAACCAGTTGCAAAACTTCATAAATGCTGGCGGGCTTGTCATTCGCTTTGCCGGTCCACGCCTTGCGTCAACTGAAGATACGCTCGTACCCGTTACATTACGCTCGGGTGGACGCATTCTGGGGGGCAGTCTGTCATGGGAAACACCCCAGCAACTGGCCGGCTTTTCAGATCAAGGTCCCTTTGCCGATATTGAGTTGAACGAACAGATTCAAGCTGAAACCACTGTGCGACAACAAGTTCTTGCAGAGCCGGATGCTGGCCTGTCTGACCGCACCTGGGCTTATCTTGAAGACGGTACGCCACTGGTGACGGCCCGCCAGATCGGCAATGGCTGGCTGGTTCTATTCCATGTGACAGCTGACGCGAGTTGGTCGGACCTGCCATTATCAGGCCTGTTTGTGGATATGCTTCGCGTTACACTGCCATTGGCACGCGTACAGGAAGCCAGCGGAACCGCGCAATTGTCCAACACCACGCAAAACAGCCAATTGGTGCCATTCCAGTCTCTCACAGCAACGGGTTTGCTCGCACCATCGGAAAATGCAATCAAAGCCATTCCTGCCACCGGCGCTGTTGTCGCAACGCCTGATAACCCACCCGGCTTTTATGGAGTGCCGGAACGCTATCGCGCAGTCAATGTGTTCGAAACTGACATCACGCTGACAGATCTCAACACAAACGATCTGACCACCGAGACGATTTCCAATTTTGCCCCGGCCACAACGATGGATCTGAAACCGGTTTTCTTCACCTTGGCGCTGTTGTTGCTATTGGCAGACGCCTTGGCGGTCCTGATTATGCAGGGCGTGTTTGCGCGCCTGTTCCGGGCCAGAACGCTTGCCCGCGGAACGGCAAGAACCGTCATACTTGCTTTGGCATTCAGCGGCTTTCTAGCTGTGGACCACGCGTCAGCGCAGGAAAGTAGCGCGAATGAAGATGTCACAGCGCTTCAACGGGCGCTGGAAGACGCGAATGAAACCCGCCTTGCCTATATCATCACCGGCAACCGGGAAATTGACGATATTTCGCGGCAAGGCCTATCCGGCCTGAGCCAGTTTCTGGCAAGCCGCACATCACTGGAACCGGCCTATCCGCGAGGACTGAACCCGGAAACCGATGAACTGGCTTTCTATCCGCTGATCTACTGGCCGATAGATCCGCAATCTGAACTGCCAAGCCTGGCTACCATGGCCCGGATTGATGCGTTCATGAAACAGGGTGGCTCTGTGTTGTTCGACACCCGCGATCAATTGTCAGGTTCTGGAACATCCGGGTTCGGCGCAAGTCCTGCAAGCAGCAAACTGCGCAATATGCTGGCCAGTCTGGACGTACCACCCCTGGAACCCGTGCCACCTGGCCATGTTCTCACCAAATCTTTCTTTTTGTTGTCAGTCTTTCCAGGGCGTTATCTGGAAAGTCCGCTGTGGGTTGAAGCACGCAATCAGGATGGCACCAACGAAAGTCGGGTCGCCGATGGTGTTTCGTCGATCATGATTACAGCCAATGATTTTGCAGCCGCATGGGCCGTATCAGTTGATGGTCGACCATTGTTGCCAACAGTGCCAAACAATCCGCGCCAGCGCGAACTCGCCTTCCGGACAGGTGCCAATATCGCCATGTACACTTTGACCGGCAACTACAAGGCAGATCAGGTTCACCTGCCCGCTCTGCTCGAACGGTTGGGGCAATAA
- a CDS encoding GNAT family N-acetyltransferase, whose translation MLTTPDYALALQTPADETVIHALHEKTFGPGRFARTAFRIRETAALADELCFVAHSTQSNKIVGSVVLSHITIGGTPSLLLGPLAVTPEYKNKGAGKLLMRQAVERARSAGYQSIILVGDEPYYGPFGFRPIPHGQIRLPGPVDPARLLVCVLPDGTEFTASGDVKGANPL comes from the coding sequence ATGCTCACTACTCCTGATTACGCGCTTGCCCTGCAGACCCCGGCCGATGAGACTGTGATACATGCACTTCACGAGAAAACATTTGGTCCTGGCAGGTTTGCCCGTACGGCTTTTCGCATTCGCGAAACGGCTGCGCTAGCGGATGAGTTGTGCTTTGTGGCGCATAGTACCCAAAGCAATAAGATTGTTGGCTCCGTTGTTCTGAGCCACATCACCATTGGCGGCACACCAAGCCTGTTGCTTGGGCCCTTGGCGGTTACACCGGAATACAAGAACAAAGGTGCGGGGAAATTGCTGATGCGTCAGGCTGTGGAGCGGGCTCGGTCAGCAGGATATCAGTCAATCATACTGGTGGGTGATGAGCCTTATTATGGACCGTTCGGGTTTCGCCCCATTCCACATGGTCAGATCAGATTGCCGGGGCCGGTTGATCCTGCACGGTTGCTGGTATGCGTTTTGCCGGATGGGACAGAATTTACAGCTTCCGGTGACGTTAAGGGTGCTAACCCGCTCTGA
- a CDS encoding EamA family transporter — MELWIIISIGAAFLQNLRSALQKSLKAELSNWGATAARFVFAAPLAAAIVIGLSALRETAPPVPGTTFFLYGAVGAIAQISATALLLHLFSFRNFVVGTIFSKTETIQSAILGFILLSETLSGHAVLAIAVSMIGLILLSLPENGISQRNWIDKTALLGLASGACFAIAGVSYRAASLSLPSGDFLIRASLTLCFVTLFQAVLMIIFLKYQEPGQLRRLFMAWRISALAGIAGGLASLGWFAAMTLQQAVLVKAVGQIEIIFSFAASIFFFRESIRGREIAGIALISIGILLLVLLGS, encoded by the coding sequence ATGGAACTCTGGATCATCATTTCAATCGGCGCTGCATTTTTGCAGAATCTGCGCTCTGCCCTGCAAAAGTCGCTCAAAGCAGAATTGAGCAATTGGGGCGCAACAGCCGCGCGCTTTGTCTTTGCAGCGCCCCTTGCTGCCGCGATTGTCATTGGTCTCAGCGCCCTAAGAGAAACAGCGCCACCCGTGCCAGGTACCACGTTCTTCCTCTATGGCGCGGTGGGTGCGATAGCCCAAATATCTGCCACAGCCTTGTTGCTTCACCTGTTTTCCTTCCGCAACTTTGTTGTCGGAACCATTTTCTCCAAAACTGAAACCATACAAAGCGCAATCCTTGGCTTCATTCTGCTCAGCGAAACCCTTTCAGGTCATGCTGTACTGGCAATTGCCGTCAGCATGATCGGCCTGATTCTGTTGTCCCTGCCGGAAAACGGCATCAGTCAGCGCAATTGGATTGATAAGACTGCCCTGCTCGGTCTTGCCTCTGGTGCCTGCTTCGCCATAGCGGGTGTGTCTTACCGAGCGGCATCGCTGTCATTACCAAGCGGTGACTTTCTGATTCGGGCCTCTTTAACGCTCTGTTTTGTCACCCTGTTTCAGGCCGTGCTCATGATCATCTTTCTGAAGTATCAGGAACCAGGGCAATTGCGCCGCCTTTTCATGGCCTGGCGCATCAGTGCGCTTGCCGGAATCGCGGGCGGTCTTGCCTCGTTAGGCTGGTTTGCTGCCATGACCCTGCAGCAGGCCGTATTGGTCAAAGCCGTCGGTCAGATCGAAATTATATTTTCCTTTGCAGCCAGCATTTTCTTTTTCCGCGAAAGCATTCGGGGTCGCGAAATTGCAGGTATCGCATTGATCTCTATTGGAATTCTGCTGCTGGTTCTTTTGGGTAGCTGA
- a CDS encoding outer membrane protein, protein MLKQIFLGSTFAVFAVGTGFAADLPAYPAPVMYDPVPVYNWTGFYVGGLIGGVTADFENGPPNPGPTGDAGGFTIGAQVGYNYQLNSSWVVGAEADISYQDIEASSSNGSFEEDWMGTIRLRGGYTFSRYLVYATAGVAFTHRDASVSGSGSGDDTIAGFTGGVGVEGKFNDRWSAKLEYLYVDVPDDSFSAGASSVVGGSSNHVGRIGLNYHF, encoded by the coding sequence ATGCTTAAGCAGATTTTCCTTGGTTCGACATTCGCAGTGTTTGCAGTCGGCACCGGTTTTGCAGCCGATCTTCCGGCTTATCCCGCACCGGTCATGTATGATCCAGTGCCGGTTTATAATTGGACCGGCTTCTATGTGGGTGGTTTGATAGGTGGAGTGACCGCTGATTTTGAAAACGGCCCGCCAAATCCTGGCCCAACAGGCGATGCAGGCGGTTTCACGATCGGCGCGCAGGTCGGTTATAATTATCAGCTGAACTCGAGTTGGGTTGTCGGTGCTGAAGCGGACATTTCCTACCAGGATATTGAAGCCAGTTCATCAAATGGCAGTTTTGAAGAAGACTGGATGGGCACTATCCGCCTGCGAGGTGGTTACACATTCAGCCGGTACCTGGTTTATGCCACTGCCGGTGTGGCCTTCACCCATCGCGATGCAAGCGTAAGCGGATCTGGAAGCGGCGATGATACCATTGCCGGGTTCACGGGCGGTGTCGGTGTGGAAGGTAAATTCAACGACCGTTGGTCGGCGAAACTGGAATATCTTTATGTGGACGTTCCGGATGACAGCTTCTCTGCAGGAGCCTCATCCGTGGTTGGTGGATCTTCCAATCATGTTGGCCGTATTGGCCTCAACTATCATTTCTAA